A stretch of Saccharothrix texasensis DNA encodes these proteins:
- a CDS encoding AAA family ATPase, with amino-acid sequence MPLLGPADELPHPPRRVLVAGTSGSGKSTLASLVARTLRLSYVEMDSLFHGPQWTPRPEFEADVRRFVKGEAWATEWQYRLVRPVLLEHADTLVWLDHPRHVVMRRVTVRTAVRRLRREELWNGNVEPPLRTVFTDPEHLLRWAWKSHARTGERIGAVLRGEHADRLAVVRLRGQREVDQWRSGPLRRAAERGEESVR; translated from the coding sequence GTGCCGCTCCTGGGACCAGCCGACGAGTTGCCGCACCCGCCGCGCCGGGTGCTCGTGGCCGGCACGTCCGGCTCCGGGAAATCGACCCTGGCCAGTCTCGTCGCCCGCACCCTCCGGTTGTCCTATGTGGAGATGGACTCGCTGTTCCACGGTCCACAGTGGACACCGAGACCGGAGTTCGAGGCCGACGTGCGCCGGTTCGTCAAGGGCGAGGCCTGGGCGACCGAGTGGCAGTACCGCCTGGTGCGGCCGGTGCTGCTGGAGCACGCGGACACGCTGGTCTGGCTGGACCACCCCCGGCACGTGGTGATGCGGCGGGTGACGGTGCGGACGGCGGTGCGCCGGCTGCGCCGGGAAGAGCTGTGGAACGGCAACGTCGAACCGCCCCTGCGCACGGTGTTCACCGATCCCGAGCACCTGCTGCGGTGGGCGTGGAAGTCGCATGCCCGCACCGGCGAGCGGATCGGGGCGGTGCTCCGCGGCGAGCACGCCGACCGGCTCGCGGTGGTGCGGCTGCGTGGGCAGCGTGAGGTCGACCAATGGCGGTCCGGCCCGTTGCGACGGGCGGCGGAGCGCGGCGAGGAGTCGGTGCGATGA
- a CDS encoding TetR/AcrR family transcriptional regulator, translating to MTGPRPGRTAATKQKLFDAALRLVGERGAAGVTVDEIAAEAGVAKGTVYYNFASKDALVDALLRHGVDLLAGRLKVAEAEDDTGAAMESLVDGMLGFFAEYPAFGQLLVSELWRTPGQWHDTLSLLRDDIVSIVRGQMQRLADAGRLPDGVQVGTASAALFGTLLVTALDWQVFQPERSLADVRESVLSLVRGLRPG from the coding sequence GTGACCGGCCCGCGCCCCGGCCGCACCGCCGCGACCAAGCAGAAGCTGTTCGACGCCGCGCTGCGGCTCGTCGGCGAACGGGGCGCGGCCGGCGTCACGGTGGACGAGATCGCCGCCGAGGCGGGCGTGGCGAAGGGCACCGTCTACTACAACTTCGCCAGCAAGGACGCGCTGGTGGACGCGCTGCTGCGGCACGGGGTCGACCTGCTGGCCGGGCGGCTCAAGGTCGCCGAGGCGGAGGACGACACCGGCGCGGCGATGGAGTCGCTGGTGGACGGGATGCTCGGGTTCTTCGCCGAGTACCCCGCGTTCGGCCAGCTGCTGGTGTCGGAGCTGTGGCGCACGCCCGGCCAGTGGCACGACACGCTGAGCCTGCTGCGCGACGACATCGTGTCGATCGTGCGCGGTCAGATGCAGCGGCTGGCCGACGCGGGCCGGCTGCCCGACGGCGTGCAGGTGGGCACGGCGTCGGCGGCGCTGTTCGGCACCCTGCTGGTGACCGCGCTCGACTGGCAGGTCTTCCAGCCCGAACGCAGCCTCGCCGACGTGCGCGAGTCGGTGTTGTCCCTGGTGCGGGGCCTGCGGCCGGGTTAG
- a CDS encoding YhgE/Pip domain-containing protein, producing the protein MTALRMAFNELRRITSGKLPKLAVLALTLVPLLYAALYLYANKDPYAHLDQVPAALVVEDKGATASDGTRLDAGEEVADELVDGHRFDWRRVDAAQAERGVRDGTYTFALTLPEDFSQALLSSGDFTPRQGVILLTTNDANNYLGSTIANQVVAEVRRSVSVKVGAEAADKLLLGFSTIRQKTAEAADGATRLAAGQQDAYRGARQLADGSVPLADGAAQVSAGLTRLRDSTADLPVKSQQLASGAKQVADGNETVAATAEDYAAKAQDLVGRLDAANGELAAKLRALGLAEADVQRVLGAVGEVRKPVDDANAKVQGTAGQLRTLANGAKQVSDGAAQLAASTPALTGAITQLNDGAAQVSSGAGQLRDGAAQLRDGEAQLVDGANQLRDGLDQGVSQIPNPDDPTRESTAQNIGDPVNVRGVSQTSAGSYGAGLAPFFLGLATWIGAFVLFLLLKPLSRRGLAAGQPPLRVAVGGWLPGALLGAAQVVVMYAAVTLVVGIRPSHPLGVLAFLLLVSATFVAVLHALNALFGAVGKFIGLVLLILQLVSAGGTFPWQTIPVPLYPLHYGLPMGYAVDGLRHLMYGGSLGGVGRDALILVGYLAAGLALATLAAYKQRVWTPSRLKPELVL; encoded by the coding sequence GTGACCGCCCTGCGGATGGCGTTCAACGAGCTGCGCCGGATCACCTCCGGCAAGCTGCCCAAGCTCGCGGTGCTGGCGTTGACGCTGGTGCCGCTGCTCTACGCGGCGCTGTACCTCTACGCCAACAAAGACCCGTACGCGCACCTCGACCAGGTGCCCGCCGCGCTGGTCGTGGAGGACAAGGGCGCGACCGCGAGCGACGGCACGCGCCTGGACGCGGGCGAAGAGGTGGCCGACGAGCTGGTGGACGGCCACCGGTTCGACTGGCGGCGGGTCGACGCGGCGCAGGCCGAGCGGGGCGTGCGCGACGGGACCTACACGTTCGCGTTGACCCTGCCCGAGGACTTCTCGCAGGCGCTGCTGTCGTCCGGCGACTTCACCCCGCGCCAAGGCGTGATCCTGCTGACCACCAACGACGCGAACAACTACCTCGGGTCCACCATCGCCAACCAGGTCGTGGCCGAGGTGCGCCGGTCGGTGTCGGTGAAGGTCGGCGCGGAAGCCGCGGACAAGCTGCTGCTCGGCTTCTCCACGATCCGGCAGAAGACCGCCGAGGCCGCCGACGGCGCGACCAGGCTCGCGGCCGGCCAGCAGGACGCCTACCGCGGCGCCCGGCAGCTCGCCGACGGGTCGGTCCCGCTGGCCGACGGCGCGGCGCAGGTGTCGGCGGGGCTGACGCGGTTGCGCGACTCGACTGCGGACCTGCCGGTGAAGTCCCAGCAGCTGGCGTCCGGGGCCAAGCAGGTCGCCGACGGCAACGAGACGGTCGCCGCCACCGCCGAGGACTACGCCGCCAAGGCGCAGGACCTGGTCGGCCGGTTGGACGCGGCCAACGGCGAGCTGGCGGCGAAGCTGCGCGCGCTGGGCCTGGCCGAGGCCGACGTGCAGCGGGTGCTGGGCGCGGTGGGCGAGGTGCGCAAGCCGGTGGACGACGCCAACGCCAAGGTGCAGGGCACCGCCGGGCAGCTGCGCACCTTGGCGAACGGCGCGAAGCAGGTCTCCGACGGCGCGGCCCAGCTCGCCGCGAGCACACCCGCGTTGACCGGCGCGATCACCCAGCTGAACGACGGCGCGGCGCAGGTGTCGTCCGGTGCGGGCCAGCTCCGGGACGGCGCGGCGCAGCTGCGCGACGGCGAGGCGCAGCTCGTGGACGGCGCGAACCAGTTGCGCGACGGCCTCGACCAGGGCGTCTCGCAGATCCCCAACCCCGACGACCCGACCCGCGAGTCGACCGCCCAGAACATCGGCGACCCGGTGAACGTGCGCGGGGTGAGCCAGACGTCGGCGGGCAGCTACGGCGCGGGCCTGGCGCCGTTCTTCCTCGGGTTGGCCACCTGGATCGGCGCGTTCGTGCTGTTCCTGCTGCTCAAGCCGTTGTCGAGGCGTGGGCTGGCGGCCGGGCAGCCGCCGTTGCGGGTCGCGGTGGGCGGCTGGCTGCCGGGGGCGTTGCTCGGCGCGGCCCAGGTCGTGGTGATGTACGCGGCGGTCACGCTGGTGGTGGGCATCCGGCCGTCGCACCCGTTGGGCGTGCTGGCGTTCCTGCTGCTGGTGTCGGCGACGTTCGTGGCCGTGCTGCACGCGTTGAACGCCCTGTTCGGCGCGGTCGGCAAGTTCATCGGCCTGGTCCTGCTGATCCTGCAGCTGGTCAGCGCGGGCGGCACGTTCCCGTGGCAGACCATCCCCGTGCCGCTGTACCCGCTGCACTACGGGCTGCCCATGGGGTACGCCGTGGACGGGCTGCGGCACCTCATGTACGGCGGGTCGCTGGGCGGGGTCGGCCGGGACGCGCTGATCCTGGTCGGCTACCTGGCCGCGGGCCTTGCCCTGGCGACGCTCGCCGCGTACAAGCAGCGGGTGTGGACTCCCAGCCGCCTCAAACCAGAACTGGTCCTGTGA
- a CDS encoding GNAT family N-acetyltransferase produces MTVGQGLMEAQSARFASVDPLLPPAVAPPDGDVITAALPDGTRVAGVLQRQVHDRRSPARLWSATEVWELTPLLGNAGAAGMDALLRAWRKRLDLLGPADRDSACVLTWPSRDAEATRALLDHGLVPLTVVAVRQAPPPPVTGTATIRRATRADLETVLALALAELRYSSMVGSTVHRPDAVTLKRRTLAERLTSGGPAWLAERDGIAVALAECAVVTSEPGNWTATRLPHGRWGYVNCVSVLPAARGTGVGRQLMAHAHRELHRLGTVGTYLYYNPPNPLSSVFWPRQGYRPLWTMWEVRPAGALR; encoded by the coding sequence ATGACCGTCGGTCAAGGGCTGATGGAGGCGCAGAGCGCGCGCTTCGCGAGCGTCGACCCGCTGCTGCCGCCCGCGGTCGCGCCGCCGGACGGCGACGTCATCACCGCGGCGCTGCCGGACGGCACCCGCGTGGCGGGCGTGCTGCAGCGGCAGGTGCACGACCGGCGGTCGCCGGCCCGGCTCTGGTCGGCCACCGAGGTGTGGGAGCTCACGCCGCTGCTGGGCAACGCGGGCGCGGCGGGCATGGACGCGCTGCTGCGCGCCTGGCGCAAGCGGCTCGACCTGCTCGGACCGGCCGACCGCGACTCGGCGTGCGTGCTGACGTGGCCGAGCCGGGACGCCGAGGCGACCAGGGCGCTGCTGGACCACGGCCTGGTGCCGCTGACCGTGGTCGCGGTGCGGCAGGCCCCTCCCCCGCCGGTGACGGGCACGGCGACGATCCGCCGGGCCACGCGCGCCGACCTGGAGACGGTGCTGGCCCTGGCGCTGGCCGAGCTGCGCTACTCGTCCATGGTGGGCTCGACGGTGCACCGGCCGGACGCGGTGACGCTGAAGCGGCGGACGCTGGCCGAGCGGCTGACCTCGGGCGGGCCGGCGTGGCTGGCCGAGCGGGACGGCATCGCGGTGGCGCTGGCCGAGTGCGCGGTGGTGACGTCGGAGCCGGGCAACTGGACGGCGACGAGGTTGCCGCACGGCCGCTGGGGCTACGTGAACTGCGTGTCCGTGCTGCCGGCCGCCCGCGGCACGGGGGTGGGCCGCCAGCTGATGGCGCACGCGCACCGCGAGCTGCACCGGCTGGGCACGGTCGGCACCTACCTCTACTACAACCCGCCGAACCCGCTGTCCTCGGTGTTCTGGCCGCGGCAGGGCTATCGTCCACTGTGGACGATGTGGGAGGTCCGCCCCGCCGGGGCGCTGCGCTAG
- a CDS encoding class I SAM-dependent methyltransferase, giving the protein MSDQHASAELALGTTGIAKRGVDAAESRAANRMWWDADADDYHAEHGDFLGAADFVWCPEGVREEEAGYLGDLRGRRVLEVGCGSAPCARWLTARGARAVAFDLSAGMLRHAVAANAATGVAVPLVQASADQLPFASGSFDAACSAFGAVPFVADVGEVFGEVARVLRPGAPWVFSVTHPIRWIFPDDPGPGGLTVTQSYFDRTPYVEVDDSGRATYVEHHRTTGDYVRALVGAGLELVDVVEPEWPAGHTRTWGQWSPLRGRLFPGTAIFRTRKP; this is encoded by the coding sequence GTGTCCGACCAGCACGCGAGCGCCGAACTGGCGCTCGGCACCACCGGCATCGCCAAGCGGGGCGTGGACGCGGCCGAGTCGCGCGCGGCCAACCGCATGTGGTGGGACGCCGACGCCGACGACTACCACGCCGAGCACGGCGACTTCCTGGGCGCGGCGGACTTCGTGTGGTGCCCCGAGGGCGTCCGCGAGGAAGAGGCCGGTTACCTCGGTGACCTGCGCGGACGCCGGGTGCTGGAGGTCGGCTGCGGCTCCGCGCCGTGCGCCAGGTGGCTGACCGCGCGGGGCGCGCGCGCCGTGGCGTTCGACCTCTCCGCCGGGATGCTGCGGCACGCGGTGGCGGCCAACGCGGCGACCGGCGTGGCCGTGCCGCTGGTGCAGGCCAGCGCCGACCAGCTGCCGTTCGCCTCGGGCAGCTTCGACGCGGCCTGCTCGGCGTTCGGCGCGGTGCCGTTCGTGGCGGACGTGGGCGAGGTCTTCGGCGAGGTCGCGCGGGTGCTGCGGCCGGGCGCGCCGTGGGTGTTCTCCGTGACTCACCCGATCCGGTGGATTTTCCCGGACGACCCGGGACCGGGTGGGCTGACCGTGACCCAGTCCTACTTCGACCGGACGCCGTACGTGGAGGTCGACGACTCGGGCCGGGCGACGTACGTGGAGCACCACCGGACCACCGGGGACTACGTGCGGGCGCTGGTCGGCGCGGGCCTGGAGCTGGTGGACGTGGTGGAGCCGGAGTGGCCCGCGGGGCACACCCGCACGTGGGGGCAGTGGAGCCCGCTGCGCGGCCGGCTGTTCCCGGGCACCGCGATCTTCCGCACCCGAAAGCCGTAA
- the rpsA gene encoding 30S ribosomal protein S1 — MSTDTTTVPVAAAPKQVAINDIGTEEDFLAAIDKTIKYFNDGDIVEGTIVKVDRDEVLLDIGYKTEGVIPSRELSIKHDVDPNEVVKVGDEVEALVLQKEDKEGRLILSKKRAQYERAWGTIEALKEKDEPVKGTVIEVVKGGLILDIGLRGFLPASLVEMRRVRDLQPYVGRELEAKIIELDKNRNNVVLSRRAWLEQTQSEVRSEFLNQLQKGQVRKGVVSSIVNFGAFVDLGGVDGLVHVSELSWKHIDHPSEVVEVGQEVTVEVLDVDMERERVSLSLKATQEDPWRQFARTHAIGQIVPGKVTKLVPFGAFVRVDEGIEGLVHISELAERHVEIPEQVVQVGDDVMVKVIDIDLDRRRISLSLKQANEGFTVDSEFDPTQYGMAAEYDDQGNYIYPEGFDPETQEWQEGFDKQREEWERQYAEAHTRYEAHMKQVAKAAAAEEEAAGETNYSSGGEAPAAATSSSTGAPAQAGGTLASDEQLAALREKLSGGA; from the coding sequence ATGTCCACCGACACCACCACTGTCCCGGTTGCCGCTGCGCCGAAGCAGGTCGCCATCAACGATATCGGGACGGAGGAGGACTTCCTCGCCGCTATCGACAAGACGATCAAGTACTTCAACGACGGCGATATCGTCGAGGGCACGATCGTCAAGGTCGACCGGGACGAGGTCCTGCTCGACATCGGCTACAAGACCGAGGGTGTCATCCCCTCGCGCGAGTTGTCGATCAAGCACGACGTCGACCCCAACGAGGTCGTCAAGGTCGGTGACGAGGTCGAGGCTCTTGTTCTCCAGAAGGAGGACAAGGAAGGTCGGCTGATCCTCTCCAAGAAGCGCGCTCAGTACGAGCGCGCCTGGGGCACCATCGAGGCCCTCAAGGAGAAGGACGAGCCCGTCAAGGGCACGGTCATCGAGGTCGTCAAGGGCGGCCTCATCCTGGACATCGGCCTGCGTGGCTTCCTCCCCGCCTCCCTCGTGGAGATGCGTCGCGTCCGCGACCTGCAGCCCTACGTCGGCCGCGAGCTCGAAGCGAAGATCATCGAGCTGGACAAGAACCGCAACAACGTGGTCCTGTCCCGCCGCGCCTGGCTGGAGCAGACCCAGTCCGAGGTCCGCAGCGAGTTCCTCAACCAGCTGCAGAAGGGCCAGGTCCGCAAGGGCGTCGTGTCCTCCATCGTCAACTTCGGTGCCTTCGTGGACCTGGGTGGCGTGGACGGCCTCGTGCACGTCTCGGAGCTGTCCTGGAAGCACATCGACCACCCGTCCGAGGTCGTCGAGGTCGGCCAGGAGGTCACGGTCGAGGTCCTGGACGTCGACATGGAGCGCGAGCGCGTGTCGCTGTCGCTCAAGGCGACGCAGGAAGACCCGTGGCGCCAGTTCGCCCGCACCCACGCGATCGGCCAGATCGTGCCGGGCAAGGTCACCAAGCTCGTCCCGTTCGGCGCGTTCGTCCGGGTGGACGAGGGCATCGAGGGCCTGGTCCACATCTCGGAGCTGGCCGAGCGCCACGTCGAGATCCCGGAGCAGGTCGTGCAGGTCGGCGACGACGTCATGGTCAAGGTCATCGACATCGACCTGGACCGCCGCCGCATCTCGCTGTCGCTCAAGCAGGCCAACGAGGGCTTCACGGTCGACTCCGAGTTCGACCCGACCCAGTACGGCATGGCCGCCGAGTACGACGACCAGGGGAACTACATCTACCCCGAGGGCTTCGACCCGGAGACCCAGGAGTGGCAGGAAGGCTTCGACAAGCAGCGCGAGGAGTGGGAGCGGCAGTACGCCGAGGCCCACACGCGCTACGAGGCCCACATGAAGCAGGTGGCCAAGGCCGCCGCGGCCGAGGAAGAGGCCGCCGGGGAGACGAACTACTCCTCCGGTGGCGAGGCTCCGGCCGCCGCGACCTCGTCCAGCACGGGCGCCCCGGCCCAGGCCGGTGGCACCCTGGCCAGCGACGAGCAGCTGGCCGCGCTCCGCGAGAAGCTGTCGGGCGGCGCCTGA
- the coaE gene encoding dephospho-CoA kinase gives MLRVGLSGGIGSGKSTVAGRLAEHGAVVIDADRLAREVLEPGTDGLREVVEAFGADVLGADGALDRPALAAKVFGDEQALATLNGITHPRIAARTGELIAAAPADAIVVHDVPLLVEKDMAPLYHLVVIVHADLDQRLVRLRDRGMAEEDARRRIAAQADDERRRAVADVWLDNSGTPDLVLARVDALWADRLVRYESNIRLRRYASGAPIVVPYDETWPVQAARIAARIRLAAGGRVVEHIGSTSVPGLAAKDVLDFQLGVTSLAEAAELEEALAQAGFPSLGVGEDSVKYEGDAPEDWHKRLHAGADPGRRVNLHVRVEGGPAWNWALRFRDWLRADAAARDEYAALKLELAEKHRGDADGFAYGESKEPWMAAATARVDAFYRDGQTS, from the coding sequence ATGTTGCGCGTGGGGCTCTCCGGGGGCATCGGGTCGGGCAAGTCGACGGTGGCGGGCAGGCTCGCCGAGCACGGCGCGGTGGTGATCGACGCCGACCGGCTGGCCCGCGAGGTCCTCGAACCCGGCACCGACGGGCTGCGCGAGGTCGTCGAGGCGTTCGGCGCGGACGTGCTCGGCGCGGACGGCGCGCTGGACCGGCCCGCCCTCGCGGCGAAGGTGTTCGGCGACGAGCAGGCCCTGGCCACGCTCAACGGCATCACGCACCCGAGGATCGCCGCCCGCACGGGCGAGCTGATCGCCGCCGCGCCCGCGGACGCGATCGTCGTGCACGACGTCCCGCTGCTGGTGGAGAAGGACATGGCGCCGCTCTACCACCTGGTGGTGATCGTGCACGCGGACCTGGACCAGCGGCTCGTCCGGCTGCGCGACCGGGGCATGGCCGAGGAGGACGCGCGGCGGCGCATCGCCGCGCAGGCCGACGACGAGCGCCGCCGGGCCGTGGCGGACGTGTGGCTGGACAACTCCGGCACGCCCGACCTGGTGCTGGCGCGGGTCGACGCGCTGTGGGCGGACCGGCTGGTGCGGTACGAGTCGAACATCCGGCTGCGCCGCTACGCCTCGGGCGCGCCGATCGTGGTGCCCTACGACGAGACCTGGCCGGTGCAGGCGGCGCGGATCGCGGCGCGCATCCGGCTCGCCGCCGGTGGCCGCGTGGTCGAGCACATCGGCTCCACGTCCGTGCCCGGTCTCGCGGCGAAGGACGTGCTGGACTTCCAGCTCGGCGTGACGTCGTTGGCGGAGGCCGCGGAGCTGGAGGAGGCGCTGGCGCAGGCGGGTTTCCCGAGCCTCGGCGTGGGCGAGGACAGCGTGAAGTACGAGGGCGACGCGCCGGAGGACTGGCACAAGCGGCTGCACGCGGGCGCGGACCCGGGACGGCGGGTCAACCTGCACGTGCGGGTGGAGGGCGGCCCGGCGTGGAACTGGGCGCTGCGGTTCCGCGACTGGCTGCGGGCCGACGCGGCGGCGCGGGACGAGTACGCGGCGTTGAAGCTGGAGCTGGCGGAGAAGCACCGGGGTGACGCGGACGGTTTCGCCTACGGCGAGTCGAAGGAGCCGTGGATGGCCGCCGCGACCGCACGGGTGGACGCGTTCTACAGGGACGGCCAGACGTCGTAG
- a CDS encoding DUF402 domain-containing protein, with product MGAVITPQLVDVVDTVSAVRSYSSGMSRHLSTCRVEPWGLRLECPTPEDPFSDSEVTWLMPALGLRLTHHRPRSRHARSGPSVLSAVRVQRDGRAWRTTDLLLGLAVPGGTTARIVHCEEFAAAVAGRVLGPLDADQALRTVHRTLEEVSLHRHDLGSWLTHRGIYDVWPSL from the coding sequence GTGGGAGCGGTCATCACACCTCAGCTCGTCGACGTGGTCGACACCGTCAGCGCAGTTCGCAGCTACTCCAGCGGCATGTCGCGGCACCTGTCCACGTGTCGGGTGGAGCCGTGGGGCCTGCGGCTGGAGTGCCCGACACCGGAGGACCCGTTCTCCGATTCGGAGGTCACCTGGTTGATGCCCGCGCTCGGGCTGCGGCTGACGCACCACCGGCCCCGGTCCCGACACGCGCGCAGCGGCCCGAGCGTGCTCAGCGCGGTCCGCGTGCAGCGCGACGGCCGGGCGTGGCGCACCACCGACCTGCTCCTCGGCCTGGCCGTGCCCGGCGGCACGACCGCGCGGATCGTGCACTGCGAGGAGTTCGCCGCCGCCGTCGCCGGCCGCGTCCTCGGCCCCCTCGACGCCGACCAGGCGCTGCGCACGGTGCACCGCACCCTGGAGGAAGTCAGCCTCCACCGGCACGACCTCGGCTCGTGGCTGACCCACCGGGGCATCTACGACGTCTGGCCGTCCCTGTAG
- a CDS encoding DUF402 domain-containing protein, translating to MHIHPPKIEYFDLDAKSNTDPKGHLRGVEEYRLTGHGLYMSRPVPGHPHLSHFESWLLPAHGLRVTRQSWHPGHERDYDLYVDVVEISSSGSVWKTVDLYLDLVVRTGRSVTVLDTDELLTALDHGLIQADRAQWALETTYRAVAGIAAHDHDAVRWLAAQGTITTWRRR from the coding sequence ATGCACATCCACCCGCCGAAGATCGAGTACTTCGACCTCGACGCCAAGAGCAACACCGACCCCAAGGGCCACCTGCGCGGCGTCGAGGAGTACCGGCTGACCGGGCACGGCCTCTACATGTCCCGCCCGGTGCCCGGCCACCCCCACCTGTCGCACTTCGAGTCGTGGCTGCTGCCCGCGCACGGCCTGCGCGTGACCCGGCAGTCCTGGCACCCCGGCCACGAGCGCGACTACGACCTCTACGTGGACGTGGTCGAGATCAGCTCCAGCGGCTCGGTGTGGAAGACCGTCGACCTGTACCTCGACCTGGTCGTGCGCACGGGCCGCAGCGTGACCGTGCTGGACACCGACGAGCTGCTCACGGCGCTGGACCACGGGCTCATCCAGGCCGACCGGGCGCAGTGGGCGCTGGAGACGACCTACCGCGCGGTGGCCGGCATCGCCGCGCACGACCACGACGCGGTGCGGTGGCTGGCGGCTCAGGGAACGATCACCACCTGGCGTCGGCGGTAA
- a CDS encoding DUF5685 family protein — MFGIIRPCRNRLGPELRESWLAHLCGLCLALRDDHGHLARVVTNYDGLVISALVEAQAGRSRRSAGPCALRGMQSADVAVGTGARLAASVSLVLASAKVGDHVDDRDGVFARAPMRGVGRQVARRWAAQASETGLDLGFDTAVLVDAVRRQSSVEASAAPGSSVLTVTEPTETAAGEAVAQTAVLAGRPGNAAALREVGRLFGRLAHLLDAVEDLGEDRASGAWNPLVATGTTPEEARRLCDDAALGIELAMKEVEFADDRLVHALLVHEVRESIRRAFGDPHSHGHTPSPPPGRQPAPGMYPPPAQAGRPQGQPGPHHGSAPPPGHVPPPSAPGRGGPPEPPRGGKKGKRGGEPPRPGSGLWCWPKLKTPPVTRGVLLGCLAVLYQCGTCQYCCRDPYPGPFSGKPREGWCNCDCGPGCDCGGCDCNC, encoded by the coding sequence ATGTTCGGCATCATCCGCCCCTGTCGCAACCGCCTGGGCCCCGAGCTGCGCGAGTCGTGGCTGGCGCACCTGTGCGGGCTGTGCCTGGCGCTGCGCGACGACCACGGCCACCTCGCCCGCGTGGTCACCAACTACGACGGCCTGGTCATCTCCGCCCTGGTGGAGGCGCAGGCCGGGCGGTCGCGGCGCTCCGCCGGGCCGTGCGCCCTGAGGGGCATGCAGTCGGCTGACGTCGCCGTGGGCACCGGCGCGCGCCTGGCCGCCTCGGTGTCCCTGGTGCTGGCCTCGGCGAAGGTCGGCGACCACGTGGACGACCGCGACGGCGTGTTCGCGCGGGCCCCGATGCGCGGCGTCGGCAGGCAGGTGGCGCGGCGGTGGGCGGCGCAGGCCTCGGAGACGGGCCTGGACCTGGGGTTCGACACGGCGGTCCTGGTGGACGCCGTGCGGCGGCAGTCCTCGGTGGAGGCCTCGGCGGCGCCGGGGTCGTCGGTGCTGACCGTGACGGAGCCGACCGAGACGGCGGCGGGCGAGGCCGTGGCGCAGACCGCGGTGCTGGCCGGGCGGCCGGGCAACGCGGCGGCGTTGCGGGAGGTCGGGCGGCTGTTCGGCAGGTTGGCGCACCTGCTGGACGCGGTGGAGGACCTGGGGGAGGACCGGGCGTCCGGCGCCTGGAACCCGCTGGTCGCCACCGGCACCACCCCGGAGGAGGCGCGGCGGCTGTGCGACGACGCGGCGCTGGGCATCGAGCTCGCGATGAAGGAGGTCGAGTTCGCCGACGACCGGCTGGTGCACGCGCTGCTGGTGCACGAGGTGCGGGAGTCGATCCGGCGGGCGTTCGGCGACCCCCACTCGCACGGGCACACCCCGTCACCGCCGCCCGGCCGGCAGCCCGCGCCGGGCATGTACCCGCCGCCCGCGCAGGCCGGTCGTCCCCAGGGGCAGCCCGGCCCGCACCACGGCAGCGCGCCACCGCCGGGCCACGTGCCGCCGCCCTCGGCCCCCGGCCGCGGCGGTCCGCCGGAGCCGCCGCGCGGCGGCAAGAAGGGCAAGCGCGGCGGCGAGCCCCCGCGCCCCGGCAGCGGGCTGTGGTGCTGGCCCAAGCTGAAGACGCCGCCGGTGACCCGCGGGGTGCTCCTGGGGTGCCTCGCCGTGCTGTACCAGTGCGGCACGTGCCAGTACTGCTGCCGCGACCCGTACCCCGGGCCGTTCAGCGGCAAGCCCCGCGAGGGCTGGTGCAACTGCGACTGCGGTCCGGGCTGCGACTGCGGCGGGTGCGACTGCAACTGCTGA